One stretch of Arachis hypogaea cultivar Tifrunner chromosome 20, arahy.Tifrunner.gnm2.J5K5, whole genome shotgun sequence DNA includes these proteins:
- the LOC112783230 gene encoding ABC transporter B family member 25 isoform X9 has translation MTSPLASSPCHPLRLLRQNLSASLSFWIRKEIAFFDVTRTGEILSRLSEDTQIIKNAATTNVSEAMKNLATALTGLSFMFATSWKLTLLALAVVPVISVAVCKFRHFLRELSHKIQTAAAVASSIAELFEGFALSLQAQLQWLHASVVAAESLALTLQASCNLKDSKELFERN, from the exons ATGACGTCCCCTCTAGCTTCCTCTCCTTGCCATCCCCTGCGTCTTCTCCGCCAAAATCTCAGCGCCTCCCTTTCGTTCTGGATCAGAAAG GAGATTGCTTTCTTTGATGTTACTCGAACGGGAGAAATCTTAAGTAGGTTGTCGGAAGATACACAGATCATAAAGAATGCCGCAACTACCAATGTTTCTGAGGCCATGAAGAACCTAGCAACAGCACTTACGGGTCTCAGCTTCATGTTTGCAACATCTTGGAAGTTAACAT TGTTGGCTTTGGCTGTTGTGCCTGTAATTTCTGTTGCTGTCTGTAAATTTAGGCATTTCCTGCGTGAACTATCTCACAAAATTCAAACTGCAGCTGCAGTAGCATCTTCAATTGCTGAG CTTTTTGAAGGTTTTGCTTTGTCTCTTCAAGCTCAGCTTCAATGGCTTCATGCCTCAG TTGTTGCAGCTGAATCTTTAGCTCTGACCCTGCAAGCATCTTGCAATTTAAAAGATTCAAAAGAACTTTTTGAAAG gaATTGA
- the LOC112783230 gene encoding uncharacterized protein isoform X1 — translation MTSPLASSPCHPLRLLRQNLSASLSFWIRKVGLPLLSSFRGFIASGSTVCAAKSTATARIRYCSCPCCSMKAFVYYGIAIFQEIAFFDVTRTGEILSRLSEDTQIIKNAATTNVSEAMKNLATALTGLSFMFATSWKLTLLALAVVPVISVAVCKFRHFLRELSHKIQTAAAVASSIAEKVVGLFSGGFNAASTLSVIVAVGSSISSISFLLITTCLIRINGYRKPGLIALFDVDVTLIAPRKLFEGFALSLQAQLQWLHASVVAAESLALTLQASCNLKDSKELFERN, via the exons ATGACGTCCCCTCTAGCTTCCTCTCCTTGCCATCCCCTGCGTCTTCTCCGCCAAAATCTCAGCGCCTCCCTTTCGTTCTGGATCAGAAAGGTTGGCTTACCTCTTTTAAGTAGTTTTCGAGGATTCATCGCGAGTGGTTCCACTGTTTGCGCAGCAAAATCAACAGCAACAGCAAGAATAAGAT ATTGTAGCTGCCCTTGCTGCTCAATGAAAGCTTTTGTTTATTATGGAATCGCGATTTTTCAGGAGATTGCTTTCTTTGATGTTACTCGAACGGGAGAAATCTTAAGTAGGTTGTCGGAAGATACACAGATCATAAAGAATGCCGCAACTACCAATGTTTCTGAGGCCATGAAGAACCTAGCAACAGCACTTACGGGTCTCAGCTTCATGTTTGCAACATCTTGGAAGTTAACAT TGTTGGCTTTGGCTGTTGTGCCTGTAATTTCTGTTGCTGTCTGTAAATTTAGGCATTTCCTGCGTGAACTATCTCACAAAATTCAAACTGCAGCTGCAGTAGCATCTTCAATTGCTGAG AAAGTCGTTGGACTCTTTTCTGGAGGCTTTAATGCAGCGTCCACACTTTCTGTTATCGTAGCAGTGGGATCTTCTATATCTTCTATATCTTTTTTGTTAATCACAACCTGTCTAATAAGAATAAATGGCTACCGGAAACCTGGTTTGATTGcattgtttgatgttgatgtcaCTCTTATAGCCCCAAGGAAG CTTTTTGAAGGTTTTGCTTTGTCTCTTCAAGCTCAGCTTCAATGGCTTCATGCCTCAG TTGTTGCAGCTGAATCTTTAGCTCTGACCCTGCAAGCATCTTGCAATTTAAAAGATTCAAAAGAACTTTTTGAAAG gaATTGA
- the LOC112783230 gene encoding ABC transporter B family member 25 isoform X5, which translates to MTSPLASSPCHPLRLLRQNLSASLSFWIRKVGLPLLSSFRGFIASGSTVCAAKSTATARIRYCSCPCCSMKAFVYYGIAIFQEIAFFDVTRTGEILSRLSEDTQIIKNAATTNVSEAMKNLATALTGLSFMFATSWKLTLLALAVVPVISVAVCKFRHFLRELSHKIQTAAAVASSIAELFEGFALSLQAQLQWLHASVVAAESLALTLQASCNLKDSKELFERN; encoded by the exons ATGACGTCCCCTCTAGCTTCCTCTCCTTGCCATCCCCTGCGTCTTCTCCGCCAAAATCTCAGCGCCTCCCTTTCGTTCTGGATCAGAAAGGTTGGCTTACCTCTTTTAAGTAGTTTTCGAGGATTCATCGCGAGTGGTTCCACTGTTTGCGCAGCAAAATCAACAGCAACAGCAAGAATAAGAT ATTGTAGCTGCCCTTGCTGCTCAATGAAAGCTTTTGTTTATTATGGAATCGCGATTTTTCAGGAGATTGCTTTCTTTGATGTTACTCGAACGGGAGAAATCTTAAGTAGGTTGTCGGAAGATACACAGATCATAAAGAATGCCGCAACTACCAATGTTTCTGAGGCCATGAAGAACCTAGCAACAGCACTTACGGGTCTCAGCTTCATGTTTGCAACATCTTGGAAGTTAACAT TGTTGGCTTTGGCTGTTGTGCCTGTAATTTCTGTTGCTGTCTGTAAATTTAGGCATTTCCTGCGTGAACTATCTCACAAAATTCAAACTGCAGCTGCAGTAGCATCTTCAATTGCTGAG CTTTTTGAAGGTTTTGCTTTGTCTCTTCAAGCTCAGCTTCAATGGCTTCATGCCTCAG TTGTTGCAGCTGAATCTTTAGCTCTGACCCTGCAAGCATCTTGCAATTTAAAAGATTCAAAAGAACTTTTTGAAAG gaATTGA
- the LOC112783230 gene encoding ABC transporter B family member 25 isoform X4, whose product MTSPLASSPCHPLRLLRQNLSASLSFWIRKEIAFFDVTRTGEILSRLSEDTQIIKNAATTNVSEAMKNLATALTGLSFMFATSWKLTLLALAVVPVISVAVCKFRHFLRELSHKIQTAAAVASSIAEKVVGLFSGGFNAASTLSVIVAVGSSISSISFLLITTCLIRINGYRKPGLIALFDVDVTLIAPRKLFEGFALSLQAQLQWLHASVVAAESLALTLQASCNLKDSKELFERN is encoded by the exons ATGACGTCCCCTCTAGCTTCCTCTCCTTGCCATCCCCTGCGTCTTCTCCGCCAAAATCTCAGCGCCTCCCTTTCGTTCTGGATCAGAAAG GAGATTGCTTTCTTTGATGTTACTCGAACGGGAGAAATCTTAAGTAGGTTGTCGGAAGATACACAGATCATAAAGAATGCCGCAACTACCAATGTTTCTGAGGCCATGAAGAACCTAGCAACAGCACTTACGGGTCTCAGCTTCATGTTTGCAACATCTTGGAAGTTAACAT TGTTGGCTTTGGCTGTTGTGCCTGTAATTTCTGTTGCTGTCTGTAAATTTAGGCATTTCCTGCGTGAACTATCTCACAAAATTCAAACTGCAGCTGCAGTAGCATCTTCAATTGCTGAG AAAGTCGTTGGACTCTTTTCTGGAGGCTTTAATGCAGCGTCCACACTTTCTGTTATCGTAGCAGTGGGATCTTCTATATCTTCTATATCTTTTTTGTTAATCACAACCTGTCTAATAAGAATAAATGGCTACCGGAAACCTGGTTTGATTGcattgtttgatgttgatgtcaCTCTTATAGCCCCAAGGAAG CTTTTTGAAGGTTTTGCTTTGTCTCTTCAAGCTCAGCTTCAATGGCTTCATGCCTCAG TTGTTGCAGCTGAATCTTTAGCTCTGACCCTGCAAGCATCTTGCAATTTAAAAGATTCAAAAGAACTTTTTGAAAG gaATTGA
- the LOC112783230 gene encoding ABC transporter B family member 25 isoform X2: MTSPLASSPCHPLRLLRQNLSASLSFWIRKVGLPLLSSFRGFIASGSTVCAAKSTATARIRYCSCPCCSMKAFVYYGIAIFQEIAFFDVTRTGEILSRLSEDTQIIKNAATTNVSEAMKNLATALTGLSFMFATSWKLTLLALAVVPVISVAVCKFRHFLRELSHKIQTAAAVASSIAEKVVGLFSGGFNAASTLSVIVAVGSSISSISFLLITTCLIRINGYRKPGLIALFDVDVTLIAPRKLFEGFALSLQAQLQWLHASGIESRE, translated from the exons ATGACGTCCCCTCTAGCTTCCTCTCCTTGCCATCCCCTGCGTCTTCTCCGCCAAAATCTCAGCGCCTCCCTTTCGTTCTGGATCAGAAAGGTTGGCTTACCTCTTTTAAGTAGTTTTCGAGGATTCATCGCGAGTGGTTCCACTGTTTGCGCAGCAAAATCAACAGCAACAGCAAGAATAAGAT ATTGTAGCTGCCCTTGCTGCTCAATGAAAGCTTTTGTTTATTATGGAATCGCGATTTTTCAGGAGATTGCTTTCTTTGATGTTACTCGAACGGGAGAAATCTTAAGTAGGTTGTCGGAAGATACACAGATCATAAAGAATGCCGCAACTACCAATGTTTCTGAGGCCATGAAGAACCTAGCAACAGCACTTACGGGTCTCAGCTTCATGTTTGCAACATCTTGGAAGTTAACAT TGTTGGCTTTGGCTGTTGTGCCTGTAATTTCTGTTGCTGTCTGTAAATTTAGGCATTTCCTGCGTGAACTATCTCACAAAATTCAAACTGCAGCTGCAGTAGCATCTTCAATTGCTGAG AAAGTCGTTGGACTCTTTTCTGGAGGCTTTAATGCAGCGTCCACACTTTCTGTTATCGTAGCAGTGGGATCTTCTATATCTTCTATATCTTTTTTGTTAATCACAACCTGTCTAATAAGAATAAATGGCTACCGGAAACCTGGTTTGATTGcattgtttgatgttgatgtcaCTCTTATAGCCCCAAGGAAG CTTTTTGAAGGTTTTGCTTTGTCTCTTCAAGCTCAGCTTCAATGGCTTCATGCCTCAG gaATTGAATCAAGAGAGTGA
- the LOC112783230 gene encoding uncharacterized protein isoform X7: MTSPLASSPCHPLRLLRQNLSASLSFWIRKVGLPLLSSFRGFIASGSTVCAAKSTATARIRYCSCPCCSMKAFVYYGIAIFQEIAFFDVTRTGEILSRLSEDTQIIKNAATTNVSEAMKNLATALTGLSFMFATSWKLTLLALAVVPVISVAVCKFRHFLRELSHKIQTAAAVASSIAELFEGFALSLQAQLQWLHASGIESRE; encoded by the exons ATGACGTCCCCTCTAGCTTCCTCTCCTTGCCATCCCCTGCGTCTTCTCCGCCAAAATCTCAGCGCCTCCCTTTCGTTCTGGATCAGAAAGGTTGGCTTACCTCTTTTAAGTAGTTTTCGAGGATTCATCGCGAGTGGTTCCACTGTTTGCGCAGCAAAATCAACAGCAACAGCAAGAATAAGAT ATTGTAGCTGCCCTTGCTGCTCAATGAAAGCTTTTGTTTATTATGGAATCGCGATTTTTCAGGAGATTGCTTTCTTTGATGTTACTCGAACGGGAGAAATCTTAAGTAGGTTGTCGGAAGATACACAGATCATAAAGAATGCCGCAACTACCAATGTTTCTGAGGCCATGAAGAACCTAGCAACAGCACTTACGGGTCTCAGCTTCATGTTTGCAACATCTTGGAAGTTAACAT TGTTGGCTTTGGCTGTTGTGCCTGTAATTTCTGTTGCTGTCTGTAAATTTAGGCATTTCCTGCGTGAACTATCTCACAAAATTCAAACTGCAGCTGCAGTAGCATCTTCAATTGCTGAG CTTTTTGAAGGTTTTGCTTTGTCTCTTCAAGCTCAGCTTCAATGGCTTCATGCCTCAG gaATTGAATCAAGAGAGTGA
- the LOC112783230 gene encoding ABC transporter B family member 25 isoform X3: MTSPLASSPCHPLRLLRQNLSASLSFWIRKVGLPLLSSFRGFIASGSTVCAAKSTATARIRYCSCPCCSMKAFVYYGIAIFQEIAFFDVTRTGEILSRLSEDTQIIKNAATTNVSEAMKNLATALTGLSFMFATSWKLTLLALAVVPVISVAVCKFRHFLRELSHKIQTAAAVASSIAEKVVGLFSGGFNAASTLSVIVAVGSSISSISFLLITTCLIRINGYRKPGLIALFDVDVTLIAPRKVTQFAIHK; the protein is encoded by the exons ATGACGTCCCCTCTAGCTTCCTCTCCTTGCCATCCCCTGCGTCTTCTCCGCCAAAATCTCAGCGCCTCCCTTTCGTTCTGGATCAGAAAGGTTGGCTTACCTCTTTTAAGTAGTTTTCGAGGATTCATCGCGAGTGGTTCCACTGTTTGCGCAGCAAAATCAACAGCAACAGCAAGAATAAGAT ATTGTAGCTGCCCTTGCTGCTCAATGAAAGCTTTTGTTTATTATGGAATCGCGATTTTTCAGGAGATTGCTTTCTTTGATGTTACTCGAACGGGAGAAATCTTAAGTAGGTTGTCGGAAGATACACAGATCATAAAGAATGCCGCAACTACCAATGTTTCTGAGGCCATGAAGAACCTAGCAACAGCACTTACGGGTCTCAGCTTCATGTTTGCAACATCTTGGAAGTTAACAT TGTTGGCTTTGGCTGTTGTGCCTGTAATTTCTGTTGCTGTCTGTAAATTTAGGCATTTCCTGCGTGAACTATCTCACAAAATTCAAACTGCAGCTGCAGTAGCATCTTCAATTGCTGAG AAAGTCGTTGGACTCTTTTCTGGAGGCTTTAATGCAGCGTCCACACTTTCTGTTATCGTAGCAGTGGGATCTTCTATATCTTCTATATCTTTTTTGTTAATCACAACCTGTCTAATAAGAATAAATGGCTACCGGAAACCTGGTTTGATTGcattgtttgatgttgatgtcaCTCTTATAGCCCCAAGGAAG GTGACACAATTTGCAATACACAAATGA
- the LOC112783230 gene encoding ABC transporter B family member 25 isoform X8 codes for MTSPLASSPCHPLRLLRQNLSASLSFWIRKVGLPLLSSFRGFIASGSTVCAAKSTATARIRYCSCPCCSMKAFVYYGIAIFQEIAFFDVTRTGEILSRLSEDTQIIKNAATTNVSEAMKNLATALTGLSFMFATSWKLTLLALAVVPVISVAVCKFRHFLRELSHKIQTAAAVASSIAEKSIDAIRIVRSFA; via the exons ATGACGTCCCCTCTAGCTTCCTCTCCTTGCCATCCCCTGCGTCTTCTCCGCCAAAATCTCAGCGCCTCCCTTTCGTTCTGGATCAGAAAGGTTGGCTTACCTCTTTTAAGTAGTTTTCGAGGATTCATCGCGAGTGGTTCCACTGTTTGCGCAGCAAAATCAACAGCAACAGCAAGAATAAGAT ATTGTAGCTGCCCTTGCTGCTCAATGAAAGCTTTTGTTTATTATGGAATCGCGATTTTTCAGGAGATTGCTTTCTTTGATGTTACTCGAACGGGAGAAATCTTAAGTAGGTTGTCGGAAGATACACAGATCATAAAGAATGCCGCAACTACCAATGTTTCTGAGGCCATGAAGAACCTAGCAACAGCACTTACGGGTCTCAGCTTCATGTTTGCAACATCTTGGAAGTTAACAT TGTTGGCTTTGGCTGTTGTGCCTGTAATTTCTGTTGCTGTCTGTAAATTTAGGCATTTCCTGCGTGAACTATCTCACAAAATTCAAACTGCAGCTGCAGTAGCATCTTCAATTGCTGAG AAATCAATTGATGCCATAAGAATAGTAAGATCTTTTGCCTAA
- the LOC112783230 gene encoding ABC transporter B family member 25 isoform X6, translating into MKAFVYYGIAIFQEIAFFDVTRTGEILSRLSEDTQIIKNAATTNVSEAMKNLATALTGLSFMFATSWKLTLLALAVVPVISVAVCKFRHFLRELSHKIQTAAAVASSIAEKVVGLFSGGFNAASTLSVIVAVGSSISSISFLLITTCLIRINGYRKPGLIALFDVDVTLIAPRKLFEGFALSLQAQLQWLHASVVAAESLALTLQASCNLKDSKELFERN; encoded by the exons ATGAAAGCTTTTGTTTATTATGGAATCGCGATTTTTCAGGAGATTGCTTTCTTTGATGTTACTCGAACGGGAGAAATCTTAAGTAGGTTGTCGGAAGATACACAGATCATAAAGAATGCCGCAACTACCAATGTTTCTGAGGCCATGAAGAACCTAGCAACAGCACTTACGGGTCTCAGCTTCATGTTTGCAACATCTTGGAAGTTAACAT TGTTGGCTTTGGCTGTTGTGCCTGTAATTTCTGTTGCTGTCTGTAAATTTAGGCATTTCCTGCGTGAACTATCTCACAAAATTCAAACTGCAGCTGCAGTAGCATCTTCAATTGCTGAG AAAGTCGTTGGACTCTTTTCTGGAGGCTTTAATGCAGCGTCCACACTTTCTGTTATCGTAGCAGTGGGATCTTCTATATCTTCTATATCTTTTTTGTTAATCACAACCTGTCTAATAAGAATAAATGGCTACCGGAAACCTGGTTTGATTGcattgtttgatgttgatgtcaCTCTTATAGCCCCAAGGAAG CTTTTTGAAGGTTTTGCTTTGTCTCTTCAAGCTCAGCTTCAATGGCTTCATGCCTCAG TTGTTGCAGCTGAATCTTTAGCTCTGACCCTGCAAGCATCTTGCAATTTAAAAGATTCAAAAGAACTTTTTGAAAG gaATTGA
- the LOC112783230 gene encoding ABC transporter B family member 25 isoform X10: protein MKNLATALTGLSFMFATSWKLTLLALAVVPVISVAVCKFRHFLRELSHKIQTAAAVASSIAEKVVGLFSGGFNAASTLSVIVAVGSSISSISFLLITTCLIRINGYRKPGLIALFDVDVTLIAPRKLFEGFALSLQAQLQWLHASVVAAESLALTLQASCNLKDSKELFERN from the exons ATGAAGAACCTAGCAACAGCACTTACGGGTCTCAGCTTCATGTTTGCAACATCTTGGAAGTTAACAT TGTTGGCTTTGGCTGTTGTGCCTGTAATTTCTGTTGCTGTCTGTAAATTTAGGCATTTCCTGCGTGAACTATCTCACAAAATTCAAACTGCAGCTGCAGTAGCATCTTCAATTGCTGAG AAAGTCGTTGGACTCTTTTCTGGAGGCTTTAATGCAGCGTCCACACTTTCTGTTATCGTAGCAGTGGGATCTTCTATATCTTCTATATCTTTTTTGTTAATCACAACCTGTCTAATAAGAATAAATGGCTACCGGAAACCTGGTTTGATTGcattgtttgatgttgatgtcaCTCTTATAGCCCCAAGGAAG CTTTTTGAAGGTTTTGCTTTGTCTCTTCAAGCTCAGCTTCAATGGCTTCATGCCTCAG TTGTTGCAGCTGAATCTTTAGCTCTGACCCTGCAAGCATCTTGCAATTTAAAAGATTCAAAAGAACTTTTTGAAAG gaATTGA